A single genomic interval of Brevibacillus brevis harbors:
- the rplU gene encoding 50S ribosomal protein L21, which translates to MYAIIETGGKQYKVEEGAVLFIEKLAGNEGDVVTFDKVLFVSKDGKVTAGAPTVAGATVTGKVEKHGKSAKIIVYKYKAKKNYRRKQGHRQPFTKVVIEKINA; encoded by the coding sequence GTGTACGCAATTATCGAAACCGGTGGAAAGCAATACAAAGTTGAAGAGGGAGCAGTTCTCTTCATCGAGAAATTGGCTGGCAACGAAGGAGACGTTGTTACTTTTGACAAAGTTCTCTTCGTAAGCAAAGACGGCAAAGTTACTGCAGGAGCTCCTACAGTAGCTGGTGCAACGGTAACTGGTAAAGTAGAAAAACACGGTAAATCTGCAAAGATTATCGTGTACAAATACAAAGCCAAGAAAAACTACCGTCGCAAGCAAGGTCACCGTCAACCATTCACCAAAGTTGTGATCGAGAAGATCAACGCTTAA
- a CDS encoding ribosomal-processing cysteine protease Prp, whose translation MIEVIVSRAQHGIHEISISGHANAGAYGADIVCSAVSGISFGILNAIQPLTGITPDVAVAQEGGGFLKWSLSSSDDEATREKQQLLAESMVIALLSVEANYGKYVKVNDRKWQGGV comes from the coding sequence ATGATTGAAGTGATCGTGAGCCGTGCGCAGCACGGTATCCATGAAATTAGTATTTCCGGACATGCCAATGCGGGTGCCTATGGGGCAGACATCGTTTGTTCTGCTGTATCAGGCATCAGCTTTGGTATATTAAACGCCATCCAACCTTTGACCGGCATCACTCCTGATGTCGCTGTCGCACAAGAAGGCGGTGGGTTCTTGAAGTGGAGTCTGTCTTCTTCGGATGATGAGGCTACACGCGAGAAACAACAGCTTTTGGCAGAGAGCATGGTTATTGCTCTTTTGTCAGTTGAGGCGAATTACGGTAAATACGTAAAAGTAAATGATCGTAAATGGCAGGGAGGTGTCTGA
- the rpmA gene encoding 50S ribosomal protein L27, whose amino-acid sequence MLFNLDLQFFASKKGVGSTKNGRDSISKRLGVKRGDGQFVTAGNILVRQRGTKIYPGANVMKGGDDTLFATADGVVRFKRLGRDRKQVVIEPVASEA is encoded by the coding sequence ATGCTGTTTAACTTGGACCTTCAGTTTTTCGCATCGAAAAAAGGGGTAGGTTCCACAAAGAACGGTCGCGATTCCATTTCCAAACGTCTGGGCGTGAAACGTGGCGACGGGCAATTCGTTACTGCTGGTAACATTCTCGTTCGTCAACGCGGAACAAAGATTTACCCAGGTGCGAACGTAATGAAAGGCGGAGACGACACTCTGTTTGCAACTGCAGATGGTGTTGTTCGTTTCAAGCGTCTGGGCCGTGATCGCAAACAAGTTGTGATCGAGCCAGTTGCTTCCGAAGCGTAA
- a CDS encoding sporulation initiation phosphotransferase B, whose translation MGKIFLSTWVNVMGDERRLFTHQTDQLLTVLNRQRHDWLNHVQVLLGYLHLNRTEQGEAHLKRIAQMAMQESMVARLNSSLLSVFFLTFNALNNELLLEVDVCNHVDLTRVVLDEQDLFQLVSEILCTVNDHVDQSGYEAASMQVSLQMDERGVHFRFDLAGVLRASGMEELEKLIRKSEQSTVEVTEWIHTEEEWVLNLVVPFAE comes from the coding sequence ATGGGAAAGATATTCTTATCGACTTGGGTGAATGTGATGGGGGACGAGCGGAGGCTGTTTACGCATCAGACAGACCAACTGCTGACCGTTCTGAACAGGCAGCGGCATGACTGGTTGAACCACGTTCAGGTTCTGCTCGGCTATTTGCATTTGAACCGTACTGAACAAGGAGAGGCCCATTTGAAGCGCATCGCACAGATGGCGATGCAGGAATCGATGGTTGCCCGATTGAATAGCTCCTTGTTGTCCGTCTTCTTCTTGACATTTAACGCACTGAACAATGAATTGCTTTTAGAAGTAGACGTGTGCAATCATGTGGATCTCACGCGAGTAGTTTTGGACGAGCAAGACTTGTTTCAGTTGGTGTCAGAGATATTATGCACAGTGAACGATCATGTAGACCAGAGCGGGTACGAAGCAGCCAGCATGCAGGTAAGCTTGCAGATGGATGAGCGTGGCGTTCATTTTCGTTTTGACCTGGCCGGTGTACTTCGTGCATCCGGAATGGAAGAATTGGAAAAGCTGATACGTAAAAGCGAACAGAGTACGGTGGAGGTCACCGAGTGGATACATACGGAAGAAGAATGGGTCCTGAATTTGGTGGTTCCATTCGCGGAATGA
- the obgE gene encoding GTPase ObgE translates to MFVDQVKVYVKGGDGGNGAVSFRREKYVPLGGPAGGDGGQGGDVVFVVDEGLRTLVDFRYQRHFKAPRGEHGRNKSQHGAGAEDMVVRVPPGTTVIDDDTKEVIADLVEQGQRAVIAKGGRGGRGNIRFANSSNPAPHISENGEPGQERYIVMELKLIADVGLVGYPSVGKSTLLSSVTAAKPKIAAYHFTTLTPNLGVVDLGEQSFVMADLPGLIEGAHEGVGLGHQFLRHVERTRLIVHVIDMAAVDGRDPYEDYLQINRELTMYNLKLEDRPQIVVANKMELPEAEENLRIFKEKAPDVKVYEISAATRQGVQELMYAIGDTLATIPDKPAVEEVAEVEERVVFRAEKEPEAFEITRDNEVFVVSGEKIEKLVRMTNLNSYDAAQRFARQMRSMGVDDALRKLGAKDGDTVRIGKLEFDFVE, encoded by the coding sequence ATGTTTGTCGATCAGGTAAAAGTATATGTAAAAGGCGGGGACGGTGGTAATGGAGCCGTCTCCTTTCGCCGGGAGAAGTACGTACCGCTGGGTGGTCCAGCGGGTGGAGATGGCGGTCAAGGGGGAGATGTCGTATTTGTCGTGGATGAAGGTCTGCGTACACTGGTAGATTTTCGCTATCAACGACATTTCAAAGCCCCTCGCGGAGAGCATGGCCGCAACAAATCTCAGCACGGAGCAGGCGCGGAAGATATGGTCGTGCGCGTTCCACCGGGAACAACTGTCATTGATGATGATACCAAAGAAGTGATTGCCGATCTGGTGGAGCAGGGTCAACGTGCTGTGATCGCAAAAGGCGGACGCGGAGGACGAGGCAATATTCGTTTTGCCAACTCTTCGAATCCAGCCCCACACATCTCGGAGAACGGAGAGCCAGGTCAAGAGCGTTACATTGTCATGGAGCTCAAGCTGATTGCAGATGTGGGCTTGGTTGGTTATCCGAGTGTAGGAAAATCCACGTTGCTGTCCAGTGTGACAGCGGCGAAGCCAAAAATTGCGGCGTACCACTTTACGACGCTGACACCGAATCTGGGTGTTGTGGACTTGGGCGAGCAGAGCTTCGTTATGGCTGACTTGCCAGGATTGATTGAAGGTGCGCATGAAGGTGTGGGTCTTGGTCACCAATTCCTGCGTCACGTAGAGCGGACACGCTTGATCGTCCATGTGATTGACATGGCAGCGGTAGATGGACGCGATCCATACGAGGATTATTTGCAGATCAACCGAGAGCTGACGATGTATAACCTGAAGCTCGAAGATCGTCCACAAATTGTAGTCGCAAACAAAATGGAACTGCCAGAAGCAGAGGAAAACCTGCGTATTTTCAAGGAAAAGGCTCCAGATGTGAAGGTGTACGAGATTTCTGCTGCAACCCGTCAAGGCGTACAAGAATTGATGTATGCGATCGGGGATACCTTGGCGACGATTCCGGACAAGCCTGCTGTCGAGGAAGTTGCGGAAGTGGAAGAGCGCGTAGTGTTCCGAGCAGAAAAAGAACCAGAGGCATTCGAGATTACGCGTGATAACGAAGTATTCGTCGTCAGCGGTGAAAAGATCGAGAAGCTCGTACGCATGACCAATCTGAACAGCTATGATGCAGCCCAGCGTTTTGCAAGACAAATGCGCAGCATGGGTGTAGATGATGCTCTGCGTAAGCTGGGAGCAAAAGACGGGGATACCGTTCGGATCGGCAAATTAGAGTTTGACTTTGTGGAGTGA
- a CDS encoding PilZ domain-containing protein yields the protein MIDIPSLNPFLGDKRLQRGASLPLIISKQVKTPVQVLVEHAKGSYLVVSYEMKPETKAELLGSTVRIRWETDAAVNTIDLEVVSEQTLWPIKLLGMIPISVGVEITQKRKQDPISPDLGISVPYKVMGARPIEEKGEAVLLKFSPTRLVLGTDGYVSKGDFLHLSFKIPKQAQEIVMMAKIVEKTFQDKESIIELIFTDINEKHHELIKEYYKKLSTAASS from the coding sequence ATGATTGATATCCCATCACTGAACCCATTTTTGGGGGATAAACGACTCCAACGCGGTGCGTCGCTACCGCTAATCATCTCCAAGCAGGTGAAGACACCTGTCCAAGTTTTGGTTGAACATGCAAAGGGCAGTTATCTCGTAGTTTCCTACGAGATGAAGCCTGAAACAAAAGCAGAGCTTCTCGGATCAACTGTACGCATTCGTTGGGAGACGGATGCGGCAGTGAATACCATTGATTTGGAAGTAGTTTCGGAGCAAACGCTTTGGCCGATCAAGCTTTTAGGGATGATTCCGATTAGTGTAGGGGTAGAAATTACACAAAAGCGCAAGCAGGATCCCATCTCCCCAGATCTCGGTATTTCTGTCCCTTACAAGGTGATGGGAGCCAGACCGATCGAAGAAAAAGGCGAGGCAGTGTTGCTAAAATTCTCTCCTACCCGTCTTGTTTTGGGAACGGACGGTTATGTGTCGAAGGGCGATTTTCTCCACTTGTCTTTCAAGATACCGAAGCAAGCGCAGGAGATCGTCATGATGGCGAAAATCGTGGAAAAAACGTTCCAAGACAAGGAATCAATCATTGAATTAATCTTTACGGATATCAATGAAAAGCACCATGAACTCATCAAAGAATACTATAAAAAGCTCTCAACTGCCGCTTCTTCCTAA
- a CDS encoding DUF1641 domain-containing protein, with translation MSQTTTQQAQAAAEVASTATLAPAQQQDVLDQLMKPEIQESLNVLVANLPKLAELTTLLTKTYDLVQTVANDHVLIDDIKGGMEEFVKPISDKAKGIAQAAIEANDRVHVEESTIGLFGILKMLKDPQVQKTLRFAQAFLEVSAERQQQKR, from the coding sequence ATGTCTCAAACAACTACGCAACAAGCTCAAGCTGCTGCTGAAGTAGCAAGCACTGCAACTCTGGCACCAGCGCAACAACAAGATGTACTTGATCAGTTGATGAAACCAGAAATTCAAGAGTCACTGAACGTATTGGTGGCGAACCTGCCTAAATTGGCAGAACTGACTACTCTTTTGACCAAAACATATGATTTGGTACAAACAGTAGCCAATGATCATGTGTTGATCGACGACATCAAAGGCGGAATGGAAGAGTTCGTAAAACCGATCTCTGATAAAGCGAAAGGTATTGCGCAAGCAGCCATTGAAGCCAATGACCGTGTTCATGTAGAAGAGTCTACTATCGGTTTGTTCGGTATTCTCAAAATGCTCAAGGATCCGCAAGTACAAAAAACATTGCGTTTCGCACAAGCATTCCTGGAAGTATCAGCAGAACGTCAACAACAAAAACGCTAG
- a CDS encoding NAD(P)/FAD-dependent oxidoreductase has product MAKHILILGGGYGGLLSALTARKYMTAEEASITVVNRFPTHQIITELHRLAVGNLSEQNVALPLERLLRGKEINLVVDSVENIGLDSQRVTLASGESIKYDALVIALGSETAFFGIPGLQEYSFTLKSVEEANRLRAHLEERVIEYKTSKNKADATFVVGGGGLTGIELVGEFADMLPNLCHKHGVDFADVSIYCVEAGPSILAGFAPDLVERAKTSLEKRGVQFLTGVPVTEMKETTVCLKDGGTIETKTMVWTGGVQGNRVVAECGVEVNRGRATVTEFLQSTSHPDVFLAGDSAVVMGPEGRPFPPTAQLAWQMGEVVGHNLFAHFNGTKMDTFKPVFSGTLGSLGRKDAIGTIGASQLKLKGLPATLMKEASNVRYLTHINGLSSLAY; this is encoded by the coding sequence ATGGCGAAGCATATTCTGATTCTAGGCGGCGGTTATGGCGGTTTGCTCAGCGCATTGACCGCACGTAAATACATGACGGCTGAAGAAGCGTCGATCACGGTGGTAAATCGTTTTCCTACTCACCAAATCATTACGGAACTGCACCGCTTGGCAGTAGGAAACCTGTCTGAACAAAACGTGGCGCTCCCTCTGGAAAGATTGCTGCGTGGCAAAGAGATTAACCTCGTAGTAGATTCGGTAGAAAATATTGGCCTCGATTCCCAACGCGTAACATTGGCGAGCGGCGAGTCCATCAAATACGATGCTTTGGTAATTGCGCTGGGTAGTGAAACCGCATTCTTCGGAATCCCGGGTCTGCAAGAGTACAGCTTTACACTGAAGTCTGTAGAAGAAGCAAATCGTCTGCGTGCACACCTCGAAGAGCGCGTGATTGAATACAAGACGAGCAAAAATAAAGCAGATGCTACCTTCGTAGTAGGTGGTGGCGGTCTGACAGGTATCGAGCTGGTTGGGGAATTCGCTGATATGTTGCCAAATCTGTGCCACAAACACGGCGTAGACTTTGCAGACGTATCCATCTACTGCGTAGAAGCAGGTCCATCCATTTTGGCTGGTTTTGCTCCTGACCTGGTTGAGCGTGCGAAAACGAGCTTGGAAAAACGCGGCGTTCAGTTCCTGACAGGCGTACCTGTAACGGAAATGAAAGAAACCACGGTTTGCCTGAAAGATGGCGGTACCATTGAAACCAAAACAATGGTATGGACAGGTGGGGTACAAGGAAATCGCGTAGTAGCGGAGTGCGGCGTGGAAGTAAACCGCGGACGTGCAACTGTTACCGAATTCCTGCAATCCACTTCTCACCCTGATGTATTCCTCGCAGGTGACAGTGCGGTCGTAATGGGGCCAGAGGGCCGTCCATTCCCTCCAACTGCGCAACTGGCATGGCAAATGGGCGAAGTAGTGGGACACAATCTCTTCGCGCACTTCAACGGCACCAAAATGGATACCTTCAAACCGGTATTCTCCGGTACATTGGGTAGCCTGGGCCGCAAAGACGCGATCGGAACAATTGGTGCAAGCCAACTGAAGCTGAAAGGCCTGCCAGCAACCTTGATGAAAGAAGCGAGTAACGTTCGCTACTTGACTCATATCAACGGTCTGTCCTCTTTGGCATACTAA
- a CDS encoding ACT domain-containing protein, translated as MKKEEKFYLIRSDILPESIAKTIEAKKMLESGEVDTVNEAVERVGLSRSAFYKYKDGVFPFNAMMSEKIMTFTFSLDHMSGYLSKVLTYVADQGGNVLTINQTIPLQGIATISMSVDMANLRVSSTEFLDNLQLIPGVRKAMIVGRG; from the coding sequence ATGAAAAAGGAAGAAAAATTCTACTTGATTCGATCTGACATCCTGCCAGAATCGATTGCCAAAACGATTGAAGCCAAGAAGATGCTGGAATCCGGCGAAGTGGATACCGTGAATGAAGCGGTTGAACGCGTGGGATTGAGCCGCAGTGCTTTTTATAAGTACAAAGATGGCGTTTTTCCGTTCAATGCGATGATGAGCGAAAAAATTATGACGTTTACGTTCTCTTTGGATCACATGTCAGGTTACTTGTCCAAAGTACTCACATATGTAGCCGATCAAGGTGGAAACGTGTTGACCATCAATCAGACGATTCCACTTCAAGGGATTGCTACCATATCCATGTCAGTCGATATGGCTAATCTTCGCGTATCTAGCACGGAGTTTTTGGATAACTTGCAGCTGATCCCGGGCGTTCGCAAAGCGATGATCGTCGGTAGAGGCTAA
- a CDS encoding homoserine dehydrogenase, translating into MEKQSIKLGLMGFGTVGTGVVRIIQAHQEDLQKQTGLSIEISRILVQDAEKSRNISSMVGALTTDPASLLDDPEIEVIVEVIGGIHPAKEYILGALERGKHVVTANKDLMALHGAEILEKAQEKGCDVFYEASVAGGIPILRALVEGFSSDRIAKMMGIVNGTTNYIMTKMSQEGAEYSEVLKEAQALGYAEQDPTSDVEGFDAARKMAILATLGFRVPMKLEDVDVKGISSVSKEDIAYGKQLGYEIKLLGLARRDEEAIEVSVQPTLVPKSHPLASVNGVFNAVYVHGEAVGETMFYGPGAGELPTATAVVSDLVTVVKNRKLGVNGRGMVAPYKEKVLKEDSEKFSKYFLRIVVADKRGVLAQITQLLADKNISLEQVIQQPFNNGEAEIIMITHLSSKSDMDAVLAYMEQMDIVSTVQSCYRVEGGDK; encoded by the coding sequence ATGGAGAAGCAGAGCATAAAATTGGGATTAATGGGATTTGGGACAGTCGGGACTGGTGTCGTACGCATTATTCAAGCACATCAAGAGGATTTGCAAAAGCAAACCGGCCTCAGTATTGAGATTTCTCGTATTCTTGTTCAGGATGCGGAAAAATCTCGGAATATTTCATCCATGGTGGGTGCGCTGACCACTGACCCTGCTAGTCTTTTGGATGATCCGGAAATTGAAGTCATCGTAGAAGTAATTGGTGGAATTCACCCTGCAAAGGAATACATTTTGGGTGCACTCGAACGAGGCAAGCACGTAGTAACTGCCAACAAGGATCTGATGGCGTTGCACGGGGCCGAAATTTTAGAGAAGGCGCAAGAAAAGGGCTGTGACGTCTTCTACGAGGCAAGCGTGGCAGGTGGCATACCGATCTTGCGCGCGTTAGTAGAAGGGTTCTCCTCAGACCGTATCGCGAAAATGATGGGGATCGTCAACGGGACGACCAATTACATCATGACCAAAATGAGTCAAGAGGGCGCAGAATATAGCGAGGTATTGAAAGAAGCGCAAGCACTGGGCTATGCGGAGCAGGACCCTACCTCCGATGTAGAAGGCTTTGATGCCGCCCGCAAAATGGCAATTCTGGCAACACTGGGCTTCCGTGTACCGATGAAGCTCGAAGATGTGGACGTAAAAGGAATCAGTTCCGTGAGCAAGGAAGATATCGCCTATGGCAAACAACTGGGCTATGAAATCAAGCTGCTCGGACTGGCTCGCCGTGACGAAGAGGCGATTGAGGTAAGTGTGCAGCCGACTCTGGTTCCAAAATCTCATCCACTCGCTTCCGTAAATGGCGTCTTTAATGCCGTGTACGTACATGGGGAAGCGGTAGGGGAGACCATGTTTTACGGGCCGGGCGCAGGTGAATTGCCGACTGCTACCGCCGTTGTGTCAGACCTGGTCACTGTCGTCAAAAACAGAAAGCTAGGAGTGAATGGACGCGGAATGGTTGCTCCATACAAAGAAAAAGTATTGAAAGAAGACAGCGAAAAATTCTCGAAATACTTCCTGCGCATCGTCGTTGCAGATAAACGCGGTGTTCTTGCTCAAATTACACAGCTGTTGGCAGACAAAAATATTTCTCTTGAGCAGGTCATCCAGCAACCGTTTAACAACGGTGAAGCGGAGATTATCATGATTACACACCTGTCCTCAAAAAGTGATATGGATGCGGTACTGGCTTACATGGAGCAGATGGATATCGTATCAACTGTGCAGAGCTGCTACCGTGTAGAAGGGGGAGACAAATAA
- the thrC gene encoding threonine synthase produces MASDRQSGILARYREFLPITEKTPLVSLHEGNTPLIHAPNLSKQLGVELYVKYEGLNPTGSFKDRGMVMAVAKAVEEGSSTIMCASTGNTSAAAAAYAARSGLRCIVLIPNGNIALGKLAQAIAYGAEVIAIDGNFDEALDIVREITAKEPITLVNSVNPYRIEGQKTAAFEVCDALTDAPDILAIPVGNAGNITAYWKGFEEYFAAKKSSRLPKMYGFQAAGAAPLVHGEPVANPETIATAIRIGNPASKDGALNAISKSSGLVDSVTDEEILHAYHLLAKSEGVFCEPASAASLAGIIKLHKAGKLQPGSQIVCVLTGNGLKDPNIALKLVGEEPRSVPATHEAVMELVRQSGREFVS; encoded by the coding sequence ATGGCATCTGATCGACAGTCTGGAATCCTTGCACGCTACCGGGAATTTCTCCCGATCACAGAAAAAACTCCGCTGGTCAGCTTGCATGAAGGAAACACGCCCCTGATCCATGCCCCGAACCTATCCAAACAATTGGGGGTGGAGCTGTACGTCAAGTACGAGGGGCTCAATCCGACCGGCTCTTTCAAAGATAGAGGCATGGTCATGGCTGTAGCCAAAGCGGTAGAAGAGGGAAGCAGCACGATCATGTGCGCTTCGACGGGGAATACATCAGCAGCAGCTGCGGCTTATGCGGCACGCTCAGGATTACGTTGCATCGTCCTGATCCCAAACGGCAATATCGCACTGGGTAAGCTGGCGCAGGCTATCGCCTATGGTGCAGAAGTCATCGCGATTGACGGTAATTTTGATGAAGCGCTGGATATCGTTCGCGAAATCACGGCGAAAGAGCCAATTACACTGGTGAATTCCGTGAACCCTTACCGAATTGAGGGACAAAAGACCGCGGCATTTGAAGTGTGCGATGCGCTGACGGACGCACCTGACATTTTGGCCATTCCAGTTGGCAATGCAGGTAACATTACAGCATATTGGAAGGGCTTCGAGGAATATTTTGCAGCCAAAAAATCGAGTCGCTTGCCTAAGATGTACGGATTCCAGGCAGCGGGAGCAGCTCCGTTAGTTCATGGCGAACCAGTAGCCAACCCTGAAACGATTGCGACAGCAATTCGCATTGGCAACCCGGCGAGCAAGGATGGCGCTTTGAATGCTATTTCGAAATCAAGCGGTCTCGTCGATAGCGTAACGGACGAAGAAATTTTGCATGCCTATCATTTGCTTGCGAAGAGTGAAGGTGTGTTTTGTGAGCCTGCTTCGGCAGCGTCGCTGGCTGGCATTATCAAGCTGCATAAGGCTGGAAAGCTTCAACCCGGCAGCCAGATCGTATGCGTGCTGACTGGAAACGGACTAAAAGATCCAAATATCGCTTTGAAGCTGGTAGGGGAAGAGCCACGCTCTGTTCCAGCGACACATGAAGCTGTTATGGAGCTGGTTCGTCAAAGTGGGAGAGAATTTGTATCATGA
- the thrB gene encoding homoserine kinase: MNGQRVKVTIPATTANLGPGFDALGMAFQLYSVVEMEISDRTTVEMMGKELQGTPTDKNNLLYKVAARVFQEAGLAIPELSIRASSDAPLTRGLGSSAAAIVGALVAANHLAGEPFTREQLFEKATRLEGHPDNAGASMFGGIIVATMPEVQGDPIPYVRFSAPAGLQTLVVIPEFMLATEKARNVLPQVYSREDVVYNVGHSSLLVAALAQGRLDLMGRAMSDRLHQPYRAKLVPGLNEILDKATEHGALGAALSGAGPTILCFFSSDEELEKLRAFVDRVMKGHDISYRVMILQPDENGVQVEIHQR; the protein is encoded by the coding sequence ATGAATGGGCAACGTGTAAAAGTAACCATACCGGCAACGACAGCGAATCTGGGACCGGGATTCGATGCGCTGGGAATGGCTTTCCAACTGTATTCTGTCGTAGAAATGGAAATCAGTGATCGTACGACAGTAGAGATGATGGGCAAGGAGCTACAAGGAACACCGACGGACAAAAACAATCTTCTGTACAAGGTTGCGGCAAGAGTGTTTCAGGAAGCAGGTCTCGCCATTCCTGAGCTCTCGATCCGTGCTTCCAGTGACGCTCCTCTGACGAGGGGCTTGGGGAGTAGTGCTGCTGCGATTGTAGGTGCACTCGTAGCAGCGAATCATCTCGCTGGCGAACCATTTACTCGTGAGCAACTGTTTGAAAAGGCAACGCGTCTGGAAGGGCATCCAGATAATGCGGGTGCTTCGATGTTTGGCGGTATCATTGTTGCGACGATGCCTGAAGTACAAGGAGACCCCATTCCTTATGTGCGGTTTTCCGCTCCGGCGGGATTGCAAACACTCGTCGTGATCCCAGAATTCATGCTCGCGACAGAAAAAGCGCGGAACGTCTTGCCACAGGTGTACAGCAGAGAGGATGTTGTATATAATGTGGGTCATAGTAGTTTGCTAGTTGCTGCACTGGCACAAGGCAGACTAGACCTGATGGGACGGGCAATGTCGGATCGGTTGCATCAGCCGTATCGAGCAAAGCTTGTGCCTGGCTTGAACGAAATCCTGGACAAAGCGACTGAACACGGAGCACTGGGAGCTGCTTTAAGCGGCGCTGGACCTACGATCCTCTGCTTTTTCTCTTCGGATGAAGAATTAGAGAAGCTGCGTGCATTTGTGGACAGAGTGATGAAAGGGCACGACATCTCGTACCGCGTGATGATCTTGCAACCGGACGAAAATGGCGTACAGGTAGAAATCCATCAGAGATAG
- the pheA gene encoding prephenate dehydratase: MEKKLAFLGPRGTFTEEAGRILSLGQKLSFVPYPSIIEVLNAVSKKEVAYGVVPMENSIEGTVNSTLDWLIHEVDLPILAELALPITQNLLVAKREQPLPLSAITRVLSHPQAIAQSHNFLRENLPEAAIETVNSTALAAKMVSEHPEEPWAAVGTRLNVEIYPLEFAREQIQDYSNNYTRFVLVGQESLDLPVSRKEKTTILVTLPEDFPGALYQVLAAFAWRKVNLSRIESRPTKKALGSYYFVIDIEQKMDDVLLPGAFAEIEAIGCQVRQLGTYPFYMHQTNS, translated from the coding sequence ATGGAGAAGAAACTTGCTTTTCTAGGACCGCGTGGAACGTTTACCGAAGAAGCAGGGCGGATATTGTCGCTCGGGCAAAAGCTGTCTTTCGTTCCGTACCCAAGTATTATTGAAGTACTAAACGCTGTTTCCAAAAAGGAAGTGGCATACGGTGTCGTACCGATGGAAAACTCCATTGAAGGCACAGTCAATTCTACACTGGATTGGCTCATTCACGAAGTAGATTTGCCTATTTTGGCGGAACTCGCACTGCCCATTACGCAAAACCTGTTGGTGGCAAAAAGAGAGCAACCATTGCCATTGTCAGCGATTACGAGAGTGCTGTCACATCCTCAAGCGATTGCACAAAGTCATAACTTTTTGCGTGAGAATTTGCCAGAAGCAGCGATCGAAACGGTAAACAGTACGGCATTGGCTGCAAAAATGGTGAGTGAGCATCCAGAAGAGCCGTGGGCTGCTGTTGGTACTCGATTGAATGTAGAGATTTATCCATTGGAGTTTGCGCGTGAACAAATTCAAGATTATTCGAATAACTACACGCGCTTTGTTCTCGTCGGTCAGGAAAGTCTGGATCTACCGGTTTCCCGCAAGGAAAAGACCACGATACTAGTCACGCTGCCAGAAGATTTTCCGGGAGCATTGTATCAAGTACTGGCTGCTTTTGCTTGGAGAAAGGTCAACTTGTCTCGCATCGAATCACGTCCGACGAAGAAAGCACTCGGAAGCTATTATTTTGTCATCGACATTGAACAGAAGATGGACGACGTCTTGTTGCCAGGAGCGTTTGCGGAGATTGAAGCCATTGGTTGTCAAGTTCGTCAGCTCGGGACGTATCCATTTTATATGCATCAGACCAATTCCTAG